Proteins encoded in a region of the Paenibacillus pedocola genome:
- a CDS encoding carbohydrate ABC transporter permease — translation MRTKEITGKTVLWIFLLAFAFVTLIPVVITILGSFKTNMELTSGATFLPGKWQFSNYGEAWDKANFSTYTLNSLIVSLSTVAGTLLVASMAAYVVDRMDFFGKKIYIGIQSFTMFVAVGAVVLRPQFDLMVKLHLHSSLWGVILILISAHASIFFILLSFMKGIPRELDEAARIDGSSLGRTFWTIILPLLGPGLGVGALFTFRGAWNEYLLPLVFTMTKPELQTLTVGLANLKYGISAASQTHYMMAGACLSILPILVAYVFANKSFMQMTAGSLKG, via the coding sequence ATGAGAACCAAAGAAATAACGGGTAAGACCGTATTATGGATTTTTTTGCTGGCATTTGCCTTCGTTACCTTGATTCCTGTAGTGATTACCATTCTGGGATCCTTCAAAACAAACATGGAACTGACTTCCGGCGCAACCTTCCTGCCGGGCAAATGGCAATTTTCCAACTATGGCGAAGCCTGGGATAAAGCCAACTTTTCCACGTATACCCTTAACAGTCTGATCGTCTCGCTGTCTACGGTAGCCGGTACGCTGCTGGTGGCCTCTATGGCTGCTTATGTAGTAGACCGGATGGACTTTTTTGGAAAAAAAATCTATATCGGCATCCAGTCCTTCACCATGTTCGTCGCTGTGGGGGCGGTGGTGCTGCGTCCGCAGTTCGATCTGATGGTCAAGCTGCATCTGCACAGCTCATTATGGGGTGTCATTCTAATTCTGATCTCTGCGCATGCTTCGATTTTCTTTATCCTGCTGAGCTTCATGAAGGGCATCCCGCGGGAGCTGGACGAAGCCGCAAGGATCGACGGAAGCTCACTGGGCCGCACCTTTTGGACAATTATCCTGCCGCTGCTCGGTCCAGGCCTTGGCGTTGGGGCGCTGTTCACCTTCCGCGGTGCATGGAATGAATATCTGCTGCCGCTCGTATTCACCATGACGAAGCCGGAGCTGCAGACGCTGACGGTGGGTCTGGCGAATCTGAAATACGGCATATCCGCAGCCTCTCAGACCCACTATATGATGGCCGGGGCCTGCTTGTCGATTCTTCCGATCCTCGTAGCTTATGTATTTGCCAATAAATCCTTTATGCAGATGACGGCGGGTTCCCTGAAGGGATAG
- a CDS encoding glycoside hydrolase family 130 protein, whose protein sequence is MTVQVPAILTSSPLIHRYHGNPVLDASMVPYPTALVFNAGVTKFRGKYVMVFRNDYGSLAEQTIEPHHTTDLGIAFSDDGIHWEASPKKCFKLHDEEIIRAYDPRLTVIGDRCYMCFAVDTKHGIRGGIAVTDDFEEFEILSLSSPDLRNMVLFPEKIGGNYVRLERPFTVYSRGGKDRFDTWISESPDLKYWGNSDLLFAVEHVPFANDKVGPAAPPVKTDRGWLTTFHAVDIDPARGKHGWEPSWKKRYTAGIMLLDLENPKKIIGMCREPLLAPEASYEIDGGFRNNVIFPGGMILEDDGEVKIYYGSADTIECLATAHVDDLISLCLKGR, encoded by the coding sequence ATGACAGTTCAGGTTCCCGCCATTCTTACTTCCAGTCCGCTGATTCACCGTTATCACGGCAATCCGGTACTGGATGCGTCTATGGTTCCTTATCCGACAGCACTAGTGTTTAACGCGGGTGTGACTAAATTTCGCGGCAAATATGTGATGGTGTTCCGCAACGACTACGGCTCCCTTGCTGAACAGACCATTGAGCCCCATCATACGACTGATCTGGGAATTGCCTTCAGCGATGACGGCATCCACTGGGAGGCCAGTCCGAAGAAATGCTTCAAGCTGCATGACGAAGAGATTATCCGCGCCTACGACCCGCGCCTGACGGTGATCGGGGATCGCTGCTATATGTGCTTTGCGGTCGATACCAAGCATGGCATCCGGGGCGGGATAGCGGTGACCGATGATTTTGAGGAGTTTGAAATTCTCAGCCTGTCGTCGCCTGATCTGCGCAACATGGTGCTGTTTCCGGAGAAAATAGGAGGCAACTACGTCCGCCTGGAACGTCCGTTTACCGTGTACAGCCGGGGCGGAAAGGACCGCTTCGACACCTGGATTTCCGAATCCCCGGATTTGAAATATTGGGGCAACTCCGATTTGCTGTTCGCTGTGGAGCATGTGCCGTTTGCCAATGATAAGGTGGGACCGGCGGCGCCCCCGGTGAAGACGGATCGTGGCTGGTTGACCACCTTCCATGCGGTAGATATTGATCCGGCGCGCGGTAAGCACGGCTGGGAGCCTTCGTGGAAAAAGCGGTATACCGCAGGCATTATGCTGCTGGATCTGGAGAACCCGAAGAAGATTATCGGGATGTGCAGGGAGCCGCTGCTCGCGCCAGAGGCCAGCTATGAGATTGACGGCGGCTTCCGCAATAATGTCATTTTTCCGGGCGGGATGATTCTGGAGGATGACGGCGAGGTCAAAATCTACTACGGCTCTGCTGATACGATCGAATGTCTGGCGACCGCACATGTGGATGACCTGATCTCCCTTTGTCTGAAAGGAAGATGA
- a CDS encoding glycosyl hydrolase, translating into MTALWNKLVSPPAEYRSVPLWSWNDRLEKEELERQIEEMHEAGIGGFFMHARGGLRTPYMGGEWMEAIRISIEKSRELGMNAWFYDENGWPSGFGGGEVPAKGLAYQQKRLVCEQAPFQGTPERTIGWYVLEAGNRSYRLLPPGKEAEADLRICYEVNPFYTDTLSRMAVKEFIHTTYERYWEQFGEDYGAELHGVFTDEPQFARGGLPWSFELEEAFISRKGYDVKEVLPSLLLVTEGCHKARYDYWETVTFMFTHAYAKQIGDWCAGKGWSATGHVVDEQELMHQVTSVGDPMAFYEHLQIPGCDWLGRFVGSDPLVPKQVSSVARQLGKKRTITESFGCSGWNVSFADLKRIGEWQFVHGINLMCQHLQGYSLQGLRKRDYPPSLFYQQPWWEDYKGFNDYFARLSMLLSEGGSLAEVLLIHPVRTAWTLQCGGDMSAVVPYHESFAQLTRWLCQGLIEHDYGSESVIAGHGRVSGGSFIVGEAKYRVVIVPPCLTLDEVTVQLLAQFTAEGGTLIAFENYPVLISGKEDNGFADIMADAILPDWSCGAVVEAVSGASAPFIRITDIDGGRVAADTLNVRTMELEGSRLYFVVNSGTDHYPQLHVELFSQGVVSLINLETGEIGPVRQETHQKSVVLRLPLHPGQSLMLKLDSPAASTAEAVNEHQAPADKREEIRPEEAYTVAELGPLWEVSSVGLNSITLDNARLRIEGGEWSAPQPVIFIQEQLLAYGRPVELELEFDFEVSFDPLRQRELYLVLEQPEGYGIFLNGIPVSLEYCGWWRDISMRKIDIQGRAVSGLNTILLKTEFRPSPELYARLERAKQFEAEGNKLTFEQEIESIYVLGSFGVESAADFEEAERRAVWTSGPFTLTEVPGLVTSGDLTRQGFPFFAGSIHLRQSLEIAAESISEAKWSFQAPPDSIVSKLLINGICVRTFLWEPYEADIAPYLHSGCNDIELILTGSCRNLLGPHHHIKGEVYKVGPDSYKDKPGWTDKDLAPDTHVYQDLYAFVRFGLAAAPQIFIR; encoded by the coding sequence ATGACTGCGCTATGGAATAAGCTGGTCAGCCCGCCTGCCGAATACCGCTCCGTTCCGCTCTGGTCCTGGAATGACAGGCTGGAGAAGGAGGAGCTGGAGCGGCAGATAGAAGAGATGCACGAAGCGGGCATCGGGGGATTCTTCATGCATGCCCGCGGCGGGCTGCGGACACCGTACATGGGCGGGGAATGGATGGAAGCGATCCGAATTTCGATTGAGAAAAGCCGCGAGCTGGGAATGAACGCCTGGTTCTATGACGAGAACGGCTGGCCCAGCGGTTTCGGGGGCGGAGAGGTCCCGGCCAAGGGGCTGGCTTACCAGCAGAAGCGGCTGGTCTGTGAACAGGCTCCCTTTCAGGGTACGCCCGAACGGACAATTGGCTGGTATGTCTTGGAGGCGGGTAACCGGAGCTACCGGCTGCTGCCTCCAGGTAAGGAAGCGGAGGCTGACCTTAGAATCTGCTATGAGGTCAATCCGTTCTATACGGATACGCTCAGCCGGATGGCAGTAAAAGAATTCATTCACACCACCTACGAGCGTTATTGGGAACAGTTCGGTGAAGATTATGGAGCAGAGCTTCATGGTGTGTTCACAGATGAGCCGCAGTTCGCACGCGGCGGTCTTCCATGGTCCTTCGAGCTGGAGGAGGCGTTTATCTCCCGCAAGGGCTATGATGTGAAGGAGGTGCTTCCTTCTTTGTTATTGGTAACAGAAGGCTGCCATAAAGCCAGATACGATTACTGGGAGACGGTGACCTTCATGTTTACACACGCTTATGCCAAGCAGATCGGGGACTGGTGCGCCGGCAAAGGCTGGTCGGCGACCGGCCATGTCGTTGATGAACAGGAGCTGATGCATCAGGTGACCTCCGTCGGCGATCCAATGGCCTTCTATGAGCATCTGCAGATTCCCGGCTGCGACTGGCTCGGCCGGTTCGTCGGGAGCGATCCGCTGGTGCCGAAGCAGGTCAGCTCGGTCGCCCGCCAGCTTGGCAAGAAGCGGACAATTACCGAGAGCTTTGGCTGCTCCGGGTGGAACGTCAGCTTTGCCGATCTGAAAAGAATCGGTGAATGGCAGTTTGTACATGGCATCAATCTGATGTGCCAGCATCTGCAGGGCTATTCACTGCAAGGACTGCGCAAGCGTGATTATCCGCCGTCCCTGTTCTATCAGCAGCCCTGGTGGGAAGATTATAAGGGCTTCAATGACTACTTCGCCAGGCTGTCCATGCTGCTCTCCGAAGGTGGCAGCCTGGCGGAGGTCTTGCTGATCCATCCGGTGCGGACCGCCTGGACCCTGCAATGCGGCGGGGACATGTCTGCGGTTGTTCCCTATCATGAGTCCTTCGCTCAGCTGACAAGATGGCTGTGCCAAGGCCTGATCGAGCATGATTACGGCAGTGAGAGTGTCATCGCCGGGCATGGGCGGGTCAGCGGCGGAAGCTTTATTGTCGGTGAAGCGAAATACCGTGTGGTCATTGTTCCGCCGTGTCTGACGCTGGATGAAGTTACAGTACAGCTTCTGGCCCAGTTCACTGCGGAGGGCGGCACGCTGATCGCTTTTGAGAATTATCCTGTGCTGATAAGCGGAAAGGAAGACAACGGGTTCGCGGACATTATGGCTGATGCAATCCTGCCGGATTGGAGCTGCGGGGCGGTGGTAGAGGCGGTATCGGGAGCCTCCGCGCCATTCATCCGGATCACGGATATAGACGGGGGGCGGGTTGCTGCGGATACCCTCAATGTGCGGACTATGGAGCTGGAGGGCTCACGTCTTTATTTCGTGGTGAATTCAGGGACGGATCACTATCCGCAGCTGCACGTTGAACTGTTCAGCCAGGGTGTAGTCTCCCTGATCAATCTGGAAACCGGAGAGATCGGTCCGGTTCGGCAGGAAACGCATCAGAAGAGCGTTGTCCTGCGCCTGCCGCTGCATCCCGGGCAATCCCTGATGCTCAAGCTTGATTCGCCGGCAGCTTCAACGGCAGAAGCTGTGAATGAACATCAGGCACCGGCGGATAAAAGAGAAGAAATTAGACCGGAGGAGGCTTATACTGTTGCGGAGCTTGGTCCTCTGTGGGAAGTCTCTAGTGTCGGCCTTAACAGCATAACCTTGGATAATGCCCGTCTGCGGATAGAGGGCGGGGAGTGGTCAGCACCTCAGCCGGTAATTTTTATCCAGGAGCAGCTGCTGGCTTATGGACGGCCCGTAGAGCTGGAGCTGGAATTTGATTTTGAGGTATCTTTTGATCCGCTGCGTCAGCGGGAGCTGTATCTGGTGCTGGAGCAGCCGGAGGGATACGGGATCTTCCTGAACGGTATTCCTGTATCCCTTGAGTACTGCGGCTGGTGGAGGGATATCTCCATGCGCAAGATTGACATTCAAGGAAGGGCTGTATCCGGCTTGAATACAATTCTATTGAAAACGGAGTTCCGCCCTTCGCCTGAGCTTTATGCAAGGCTGGAACGGGCCAAACAGTTTGAAGCGGAAGGCAACAAGCTTACCTTCGAACAGGAGATCGAAAGCATCTATGTGCTCGGTTCCTTCGGAGTTGAATCTGCAGCGGACTTTGAAGAAGCTGAGCGCCGGGCTGTCTGGACTTCAGGACCTTTTACCCTGACAGAAGTCCCCGGGCTGGTAACTTCAGGCGATCTCACGCGGCAGGGCTTTCCGTTTTTCGCCGGAAGCATCCATTTGCGCCAGTCACTTGAAATCGCGGCAGAGTCTATCTCTGAGGCTAAATGGTCATTTCAGGCTCCGCCGGATTCAATCGTCAGCAAGCTGCTCATTAACGGCATCTGTGTACGAACCTTCCTGTGGGAGCCGTATGAAGCGGATATTGCACCGTATCTTCACTCCGGCTGTAATGACATAGAGCTGATACTGACAGGCAGCTGCCGCAATCTGCTGGGGCCACATCACCATATCAAAGGCGAAGTGTATAAGGTGGGTCCGGACAGCTACAAGGACAAACCGGGCTGGACGGATAAGGATTTAGCGCCGGACACACATGTATACCAGGACCTTTATGCCTTTGTCCGTTTTGGACTGGCGGCTGCCCCGCAGATATTCATAAGATGA
- a CDS encoding AraC family transcriptional regulator gives MQEEKQEFQFYVEQIKRAGAFSMDTDHFHDTYEIYYLLAGERNYYINNLVYALRQGDLIFINRNELHRTMAKGTVRHERILINFRQEFLQGMPGGMELAFPFFSEQCLLLRPDVHEQGRIENILFAMLKEQQEQCTQQLPYLQSLLVQMLIQMNRIRESARAAIAPANNEKQRKVYDIIEYLQAHYRRTVTLEELSERFYISIPYLCRLFKQTTGFTIVEYLNTIRVQEAQRRLRESSDSVTRIAEDTGFDSIAHFGRVFKGIAKRSPLQYRKQNR, from the coding sequence GTGCAGGAAGAGAAGCAGGAATTCCAGTTTTATGTGGAGCAAATCAAAAGAGCCGGCGCCTTCAGCATGGACACCGACCATTTTCACGATACCTATGAAATTTATTATCTGCTGGCCGGAGAACGAAACTACTATATCAATAACCTGGTCTACGCCCTGCGCCAAGGCGATCTGATCTTCATTAACCGTAATGAGCTTCACCGAACGATGGCCAAAGGCACTGTCCGGCATGAGCGTATCCTGATCAATTTCCGCCAGGAATTTCTTCAGGGGATGCCCGGCGGCATGGAGCTGGCCTTCCCCTTCTTCAGTGAACAATGCCTGCTGCTCCGCCCGGATGTCCATGAACAGGGCAGAATCGAGAATATCCTGTTTGCCATGCTGAAAGAGCAGCAGGAGCAATGTACCCAGCAGCTTCCCTACTTGCAGAGCCTGCTGGTGCAAATGTTAATTCAAATGAATAGAATCCGCGAGAGTGCCCGGGCAGCCATCGCTCCGGCCAATAATGAGAAGCAGCGGAAAGTTTATGACATTATTGAATACCTGCAGGCCCATTATCGCCGGACAGTAACCCTAGAGGAACTGTCAGAACGGTTTTACATCAGCATTCCTTATCTCTGCCGCCTGTTCAAACAGACAACCGGCTTCACCATCGTGGAATATCTGAACACGATCCGTGTCCAGGAAGCGCAGCGGCGGCTACGGGAGAGCAGTGATTCAGTCACGCGGATCGCAGAGGATACCGGGTTTGACAGCATTGCCCACTTCGGCCGAGTCTTCAAGGGCATTGCCAAACGTTCTCCCTTGCAATACCGCAAGCAGAACCGCTGA
- a CDS encoding Gfo/Idh/MocA family protein, whose product MGKRKYAFVGTGGRAEFFYGEITRHYLETSEIVGFCDVNGARMAYANTLLEEKYGYHAVPVYKAHEFDTMIAETQPDTVIVTSIDRTHHRYIIRAMELGCDVISEKPMTTDEEKCKEILDAVERTGKKLRVTFNYRYAPHNTKIRELLMDGAIGEVLSVNFEWLLNTQHGADYFRRWHRDKRNSGGLLVHKSTHHFDLMNFWLGSQPDTVFAMGDLRFYGRENAEKRGVTEFYQRVHGSAAAENDPFALHLKDNEQLKRMYLDTEHEDGYLRDQSVFGDNISIEDTMGVMVKYKNKAIMNYSLNAYLPWEGFNVVFNGTRGRMEVKVIEQSYVNAGGGKEQEGAVKDKQITVYPQFAAPYEVEIEEGAGGHGGGDPVMLRDIFERPADDRFHRAASHIDGAWSIMTGIAANRSIATGLPVKVDQLIKL is encoded by the coding sequence ATGGGCAAGCGTAAATATGCATTTGTTGGTACCGGCGGCCGCGCCGAGTTTTTTTATGGAGAGATTACACGCCATTATCTTGAAACCTCGGAGATCGTCGGCTTCTGCGATGTCAACGGTGCGAGAATGGCCTATGCCAATACGCTGCTGGAAGAGAAATACGGCTATCATGCGGTTCCGGTCTACAAGGCGCATGAGTTTGACACTATGATCGCTGAGACCCAGCCGGATACAGTCATCGTCACCAGCATTGACCGTACACATCACCGCTATATTATCCGGGCGATGGAGCTGGGCTGCGACGTGATCTCCGAGAAGCCGATGACTACAGACGAAGAGAAGTGTAAGGAGATTCTTGATGCCGTAGAGCGCACCGGGAAGAAGCTGCGGGTCACCTTCAACTACCGCTATGCACCGCATAACACCAAAATCCGCGAGCTCCTGATGGATGGGGCGATCGGCGAGGTGCTCTCCGTTAACTTCGAATGGCTGCTCAATACGCAGCACGGGGCAGATTATTTCCGCAGATGGCACCGCGATAAGCGCAACAGCGGAGGGCTGCTGGTCCACAAATCGACGCATCATTTCGACCTGATGAATTTCTGGCTGGGCTCGCAGCCGGACACGGTGTTTGCGATGGGCGATCTGCGCTTTTACGGCCGGGAGAATGCTGAGAAGCGCGGTGTTACTGAATTTTATCAGCGTGTACACGGAAGTGCTGCGGCAGAGAATGATCCGTTTGCTCTGCATTTGAAGGACAATGAGCAGCTGAAGCGGATGTATCTGGACACCGAGCATGAGGACGGATATCTGCGTGACCAGAGTGTATTCGGCGACAATATAAGCATTGAGGACACGATGGGCGTCATGGTCAAATACAAGAACAAAGCAATTATGAACTATTCACTCAATGCATATCTGCCTTGGGAGGGCTTTAATGTTGTGTTTAACGGCACTAGGGGACGTATGGAAGTAAAGGTCATTGAGCAGTCCTATGTTAATGCCGGTGGCGGCAAGGAGCAGGAGGGGGCGGTAAAAGACAAACAGATTACGGTGTATCCGCAGTTTGCTGCGCCGTACGAGGTGGAGATTGAAGAAGGCGCCGGCGGACACGGAGGCGGTGATCCGGTGATGCTGCGGGATATTTTTGAGCGCCCGGCCGATGACCGTTTCCACCGGGCAGCTTCCCATATTGACGGTGCCTGGTCGATTATGACCGGCATCGCCGCCAACCGTTCGATCGCAACCGGCCTGCCGGTGAAGGTTGACCAGCTGATAAAGCTGTAG